Genomic segment of Neosynechococcus sphagnicola sy1:
TTATCGATGATGGTTCTGAACCCCAGATTCAGGTTTCCACAATTTTAGAGCTGACGACAGAAACTCCCCTGGTACTCCGGCGGGGATTGGGGTGGGAAGCCGTTGCTGACTGGGATACGGGGGGGGATGGGGATGAACAGCCTGCCTGAGGATGGACGGGTTGGCACTGATGCCAATCCCACCAAGGGTGAGGATGACTTTAAAGCCCTCCAAGAGCAGGGAGAGAAATATTACCTTCTTGGGGTTGCCTGTTGACCCTCAACCACAGAGCCTAAAGGATATACAGCAGCAGGAAGAGGACAATCCAGACCACATCGACAAAATGCCAATACAGTTCAGCTGCTTCAACGCCAAAGTGGTTGTCTTGGCTGTAGTGACCGGGTTGGAGCGATCGCCACAGCACCCCGACCATCAGCAGCAACCCAAATAAAACGTGGAGGCCGTGGAATCCTGTCAAAACATAGAAAGTACTGGCGTAGAGGTTCGTGGTCAGGCCAAATTCTAGGTGCATATACTCATACACCTGACCCGCCAAGAAAATCGACCCCCAGAAGGCAGGTGGCTGCGAACCAGTTACGCAACCCAGAAACCTGATTCTTCTTGATCGCCGTATCCGCTTGGTGAATCACAAAGCTACTGGAGATCAAAATCAGGGTGTTAATGCCGGGGAGCAGCAGTTCCCGTTCCGGTGTCCCTTCGGGGGGCCAAATGGGAGCCACTGCTCGAAAGGTTAGGTAGGCCGTAAACAGCCCCAGAAAAATCATGCTCTCTGCCACCAAAAACACCATCACCCCAAAGAGGCGGAAGTCATGGTGATGGCCAGCATGACCAGCCGTGGTTTCCTGAGTGTGAGGAAAATTCAGGGTGGAGCTGGATGAATCAACAGTTGGACTTTGCATGGACGTTACCTAGGGTGCAATCAGCATTAAGTGTGAGCAATTCCCCCGTCAACTAACAGCCCTTGGCTTAAACGGTGGAGGAACTGGTTGAGAGGGCTTCCTGCTCTGTGCCATCCATCGAGGAATTGTGATTGCGATGGAAGAGATCGACCCCATAATCATAGGCACCCACTGTAAGTACTGGATCCGCCTCAAAATTCTCAACGGGGGGTGGGGAACTGGTGGTCCACTCCAAGCTCAAGGCTCGCCAGGGATTATCGCCAGCAATAGGGCCGCGCATCCAACTCCAAACGGCATTGACAATAAAGGGCAGGGTGGAAACCGCCAGGATATAACTGCCGATGGTGCAGACCAGATTTAAGGTTGCAAATTGGGGATCATACTCTGCAACCCGGCGGGGCATTCCTGCCATGCCCAGCTTGTGCATGGGCATAAACGCTAGGTTAAAGCCAACAAGGGTGAGGGCAAAGTGAATTCTGCCCCAGGTCTCGTTCATCATCCGCCCCGTCATTTTAGGGAACCAATGATAGAACCCAGCATAGAGGCCAAACACACTACCGCCAAAGAGGACATAGTGCAGGTGGGCGACGATAAAGTAAGTGTCGTGGACATGGATATCGAAGGGAACGGAGGCAACCATGACCCCGCTAATGCCGCCGATCACAAACATGGAGACAAATCCCATCCCAAACAACAGTGCACTGTTGAGGCGTAACTTGCCCCCCCAAAGGGTGCCCAACCAGCTGAAAATTTTGATCCCTGTGGGCACGGCAATGATCATGGTCGTGATCATAAAAAACATGCGTAACCAGGGTGGCGTGCCGCTGGTAAACATGTGATGCGCCCAGACAATCGTTCCCAAAAAGCTGATGGCCAAACTAGAATAGGCGATCGCTTGATAACCAAAGATTGGCTTCCGGGCATGGGTCGGCAGAATTTCTGAAATCATCCCAAAAACCGGCAGAATCATAATGTAGACCGCCGGATGGGAATAAAACCAGAACATGTGCTGATACACTATCGGATCTACCCCCCCCTGTCGGGGTTGAAGAAGGCGGTTCCGGCCAATAGATCAAAGGACAACAGAATTAAAGACCCCCGCAAGCACCGGGGTGGAAATCAACACCATCAACGAAGTGGCCAGCATCGCCCAGCAGAACAAGGGCATCTGATTGAAGCCCATCCCAGGTAGCCGCATTTTGACAATGGTCACCAGGAAGTTGAGCGCCGCCAAAATGGAGGACGTTCCCAGCAACAGGACGCTGAGAATCCAAATCGCTTCCCCTGCCTTGCCATTCATCAGACTTAAGGGGGGATAGGATGTCCACCCCGAGCCAGGGGCTCCGACGAGGAAACTACTCATCAGCATCAAGCCTGCGGGGGGGATCATCCAGAAGGCAACGGCATTTAATTTAGGGAAGGCCATGTCTCTGGCACCAATCATCAACGGCACCAAGTAGTTACCGAACCCTCCAGTACCCGCAGGCACAATCCAAAGAAAAATCATCACCGTGGCATGGACAGTGAAGAGACTGTTGTAGACTTCACGACTGACAAAATCTACCTCAGGAGTTGCCAGTTCGGTACGAATGCCAGTGGCTAGTAATCCACCAATCAGGTAGAAAAAAAAGGTGGTGACTAAGTATTGAATCCCAATGACCTTATGGTCCGTACTAAAGGTGAAGAACTGCCACCAGGGGGTTGGGTGGGGCGGATGTAACTGCCCCGTGCCGATCTGGGGTTTGATCTCAAGTTGTGTCATAGAGAATTCTGTCTGCCGTTGGTGCCAACTACTGAATGCTGCTGATGAATGCTACTGAAGGCTGCTAACTGTGGAGATGAGGGCTGGGAGATCGATGACTGCTGGGAGTCGAGAGATACTGTAAAGATGAGGGTTGAATCCCTAGCTCGTCGGCGTAGGGAGCCAGAAAATCGCTAGGGGCTGAGGTTGCAGGTTGGAGGGCCACGGTCTGATCCAGGGCTTCGCTGCTGGCGACCTGCTGACTTTGCATCCAGTCATTAAACCCATCAGGAGTTTCCACCAACACTTGAGTCTTCATCCCACCGTGGTAAGAACCGCATAATTCTGCACAAATCACGGGATAGCCACCGAGGCGAGTGGGCGTAAACCGTAACTGGGTCTCTCGCCCTGGAATCACATCTTGTTTGAGGCGAAATTGGGGCACCCAGAAGGCATGGATGACATCACTGGCGGAGAGATTCAGTTGCACCAGCCGCCCCACAGGCACATGGAGTTCTCCGGAAACCACCCCACTGTCGGGATAGTTAAAGATCCAAGCGAATTGCAACCCGGTGACATTCACCATCAAGGGCTGAGGTGCATCGGTCAGTGTCGTTTTCCTAGGCACTGCATCCATTGCAGGAGAGGTCTGGGCTAGCGCATCACTTAGGGGCAAGGGAGCTGCGATCGCGGCTCCTGAACCATGGGCAATCTCCTCGGTCGGAGCCTTGTGGTGGGACATGCCATGTCCCATCGGGTCAAGACCATTCCCCTGAGCCATGTAGACATCAAAACTGAACACCCCAATGGCGAGGACAATCACCGTGGGAATTGCTGTCCAGAGAATTTCTAGGGGGACATTACCATGGACAGGAGAGCCATCCGTCTCATCGCCCGCCCGACGACGAAACCGAATCGCTACCACAATTAAGGTGCCCTGCACCAGAATGAACAGACCAACGGCAATCACCATCATGGCGTTGAACAATTGATCGACCCGAAAGGCCTCTTGTGAAGCTTCAGTTGGCATCAGTCCATGATTTTGACCAACCCATAGGCTGACCAAGGTCAGCGTAATGCCAGCCAGCATTGTCAGAATTGAACTAGGAATTTTCACAGCTTCAGGGTTCCTGCCAAACTTTCAGAGGATGAAGACGCTGAGTTGCAACAGCAACGACACGCCAAAACGTCACCGTACTTTCCACTAGACCCTACCTACACCCTAAAGCAGGCAAACTCCAAGGAGCATGGGAATTCACCATTCTTAGTCATTTCTTTGGGATCGAAATTGGCTTCGGGGTGGCAGCTACTGCGGCCTTCGATACCCAGTATCGCTGAGAATTACCTATCCTTATCATTGAATCAGAGCTAAACCATGCTGATGTTAACAAATTTGAATTTTGTTATAAAAGCAACAATTTTCTTGGAAACTGCTTCAAAAACAAAGAAATTCCAAAGGTTTTCGACTCTGGGAATGACTTGACTAAAGTAGATTCTAGAATTTAATCCTGAAGCCATGGCTTCCCAATTGACTGCTGAGCTTCTCCTCTGTCCTGAATCCAATTTCATCGCTCACCATGAACCTTGATGTTACCTCCTTGGTAGACACCTTCCCAGAAGCAAGTAAACTGTCTCAGCCACTGGTACAGAAGCGATTGCGGTACTTTGTTTGGATCATGGCGGCTGCCACCCTGTTTCTGATGGCGTTGGGCAGTGCCACTCGGGTGATGAACGCCGGACTTTCCTGCCCCGACTGGCCGCTGTGCTATGGTCAACTTCTACCCCAGCAGCAGATGAATCTTCAGGTCTTCCTGGAGTGGTTTCACCGCCTGATTGCATCGAGTATGGGATTTCTGGCGATCGCCCTGTTTGGAGTGTCTTGGTGGCAGCGACAACAACTTCCACGGTGGCTCCCTGGTGCAAGCTCCTTAGTCCTGGGTCTGGTGGTATTCCAGGGAATTTTGGGAGGATTGACCGTCACAGAACTGCTGCGGTTTGACATTGTGACGGCCCATTTGGGCACTGGGTTACTGTTCTTTGTCACCCTGGTTGCGATCGCGGCCTCCCTGACGCCTTATCAAGGAATGGGTACTGTGGGCAAATTGCCCTGGATTAGCCTCAGTGCCGCCGCCCTGGTGTATCTGCAAAGCCTGCTCGGGGGCTTAGTGGCCTCTCAATGGGCCTTACATCAATGCTTGAATGCTTCTCAACTCTGCCAAATCATGAATAGCCACATTCTAGGGGTGGTTCCGGCCAGTCTGGCCATATTGTTTTTGGGGGTCTCGGTTTGGCGGACACCCGCACTGCACCCCTTGCTGCGCACCCTGGCGAATTTGGTGAGTTTGCTGTTGCTATCACAAATTACCTTGGGAGTTGCTACCTTCCGACTCCATCTGCAAGTTGAACCATTAACCGTCGCTCACCAGTTTGTTGGTGCCGCATTGCTGGGAACCTTGACCGTGTTCTCAGTGATGGCGCTCCGAGATATGACTCCAGACTGTGACGAGTCATTACTGAGCCAGGAGCCATAGTCATTGTTATTCAGCATCAGTGGTTCCTGCGTTGGGGATTTTCAGCGCCCCAGAGACCGATTTCAACCTGACTCCACCCTTTGACTTTATCTTCAGGACTGAATCTCCATGCAAGAAACGATTGGGACTCCGATCCAGCGACATCATCAGAATTTCCTCCAGGTCATTCAGAGCTACTATCAACTCACCAAACCCCGGATTATTCTGTTGCTGCTGATCACTACGGCGGGGGGGATGTGGGTTGCGGCGCAGGGGCAGATAAATCCAGCCTTATTGTTGGTAACTTTGACCGGAGGCGCTTTAGCGGCGGCCTCTGCCAATACCATTAATTGTCTCTACGACCGGGATATTGACTTCATTATGGAGCGTACCCGTCACCGCCCTTTACCCTCCGGACGGGTGCAACCCCTGGATGCGCTGCTGTTCGCCATTGCCCTTGCGGGAGCCTCTTTCGCCCTACTCACCACCGGCGCCAATCTTCTGAGCGCCTGTCTGGCCTTTTCGGGGATTGTCTTCTATGTCGGCATCTATACCCATCTGCTGAAGCGTCACAGTACGCTCAATATTGTGATTGGAGGAGCCGCAGGGGCGATTCCTCCCCTGGTTGGCTGGGCCGCGGTCACCGGAGAGCTAAGCTGGGCGGCTTGGATTTTGTTCGCCATTATTTTCCTCTGGACGCCCCCTCACTTTTGGGCGTTGGCGATCATGATCCGGGATGACTATGCCCAGGTGGGGGTGCCGATGCTGCCTGTCGTAGTGGGAGATGCACCCACCACCCGCCAAAGTTTTTTACTATACTTTGGTGCTCCTGCCCGTTACCCTGTTGCTGACCTACCCCCTCCACTCCTTGGGAGCCGTCTATGCAATGGTGGCCGTGCTCTTGGGCAGTTGGTTTATCTACCAAGCCTGGAGGTTGATGCAGGATCCCAGCGATCGCCACCTGGCCCGATCGGTGTTTAAGTTTTCAATTCTCTACCTGATGTTGCTCTGTGCCGGCATGGCCGTGGACACCCTCCCCGCCGTCCACGGGCTGACGGCAAGCCTGACGGATCATTTACAGATGCTCGTCAGTGCGCTGCCAATTTCGGGGAGTTTTACGCCTTAGAATCCCTACCCCTTAGAATAGGCTGGTATAGATTTGTTTCTAATCCCATGCCTCCGGCCGTCTTCATTCAAGGTCTCCGCAAATCCTATGGCTTGGTAGCCGCCCTGGGAGATGTCTCGTTTCAAGTGCAACCGGGTGAAATTTTCGGCTTACTTGGCCCCAATGGTGCGGGTAAGACCACAACCCTACGGATTCTCTGTGGCCTCAGCACCCCCGATCACGGAGACGTTGAGGTTGCGGGAATTTCTGTGATCCACAATCCCAGGGCTGCCCGACAACACCTAGGCTATGTAGCACAAGAGGTTGCCATTGATAAGGTGCTCACAGGCCAGGAACTTCTAGAGTTACAGGCGGCTCTCTACCATCTACCGCGATCCCTAGCCAGGGAGCGGATTCAGACCATGGTGCAACTGCTGGGTCTGACGGAATGGGTCAACCAAAAGACCGGCACCTACTCGGGGGGGCTGCGGAAGCGTCTAGATTTGGCAGCCGGTCTGCTCCACCAACCTGATGTTTTAGTGCTCGATGAGCCAACCGTAGGTCTGGACATTGAAAGCCGCGTCGTGATCTGGGACTTTTTGCGCCAGCTCCGCGACCAGGGAACAACAGTGTTGCTCACCAGCCACTATTTAGAAGAAGTCGATGCCCTGGCCGATCGCGTGGCAATTATTGATCGGGGGATGGTGATTGCCCTTGGCACTCCTTCGGAACTGAAAGATCGGGTTGGGGGCGATCGCATTACCCTCCGTATTCGGGAGTTTACGTCCCTTGAGGAAGCTGAATCCGCCCGCCAAATGCTGGGGGCACTGCCCTTAGTGCAGGAAGTGATCATCAATCCTGCCCAAGGCAACTCCTTGAATCTGGTTGTGACCCCCCAGAGCGAGGCGCTATTAACCATTCAATCCGCTCTCCAAACTGCCGGATTGCCGATCTTTGGCGTGGCTCAATCTCGACCGAGCTTAGATGATGTTTACTTGGCGGCAACCGGACGCACCCTACTAGATGCCGAAATCGCCGCCTCCAGTAGCCGCGATCCCAAAGCCGAGCGCAAACAGAATATGCGCTAATAAGGGGTACCTGCTTCAGGGAAGGATCTCGGCAGAGACTTCGGGGAGCAGTGCTTGATCGTTTAAGAACCCATCGGTTCAAGTTGTCGCTACCGTCACCCAGTCGGGTCATTTTCCTAATTTCTAAAAAGGAGGATCTACGATGAGCCCTACTACCACACCTCAACCTGCGGTCACCTCCTCCCAAGCAAGGGATAAGAGTCTGGCAAGTGCTCGACAGATGTCCGCCCCTCGCAGCCAAGTCGGCGATTTTGTTCAAGAGACGATCGCCCTGACGCGACGATTGTTTATCCAGTTACAGCGTCGCCCGTCCACCTTAATTGCTGGCATCATCCAACCCCTGATGTGGCTAGTCTTGTTTGGAGCCTTGTTCCAGAACGCTCCACCAGGATTGTTTGGGGACAGTCAAAACTACGGGCAATTTCTCGGTGCTGGGGTGTTGGTGTTCACCGCCTTTGGGGGAGCCTTGAATGCTGGCTTACCTGTGATGTTTGATCGAGAATTTGGGTTTCTGAATCGCCTCCTAGTGGCTCCCCTTGCTTCTCGCTTCTCGATTGTGCTGGCTTCCGCCATTTTTATTGCCACCCTCAGTTTGCTGCAATCGGCGGCAATTGTGGTCACTGGGGCATTTTTGGGGGCAGGCTTACCCGATTTAGTCGGCCTTGGGGTGGTGATAGCAGTGGTGCTATTGCTGGTTTTAGGTGTCACGGCTTTGAGTTTGGGGTTGGCCTTTGCCCTCCCTGGGCATATTGAATTAATTGCTGTGATTTTTGTCACCAATCTGCCGCTGCTGTTTGCCAGCACCGCCCTAGCTCCCCTCTCCTTTATGCCCCACTGGTTGCAGGTGGTGGCGACCTTAAATCCCTTGAGTTACGCCATTGAAGCCATTCGTTTCCTCTATATTCACAGCGACTGGTCCCTGGGAAGTGTCGTGATGCAGTCTCCTTGGGGTGCCATCACCATGGGAGGGGCATTGCTGGTGCTTTTGGTTTTTGACGCGATCGCCCTAGTGGGAATTCAGCCGTTGCTCCAACGCCGCCTGTCTTAACCGTTCGTCAAAGCGCTGAAGTCGCAGCTCCAGACAAAGTTGACTATTTTTAACAAAAGTCTGAGTTTGGGGAGCCCATAGAAGAGCCCTCTCCCCTGAAAACTGATCCCCGGCCACCTCGTCGGGGATTTTTAGTGGCTAACGGGGTCAAAGCTGGGGGTGATGCCCTGAAAAGACCGTTCCCATCAATAGATTCCATAGATTCGAATTTATTTTTATTGTTCCTTATTTTATATAGATAAAACTTAAAAATTATTGTGTAGTATTTAAGACTTTTAGAGAGAATTAGTCAGGATTAAAGGAAAAATATAAGCTTATAGATTTATTTAAGTCTGTTTTCTTATTGAAATCATATTTCCTGACCCTTCCCTTCCATCGACAGACATTGCAGAATAGGGCATGGGCAGCCAGCAGCAACGATCAACCCAGACTTGCAAGACTCAGCCCTGAATTCAATCCCCTGTTTTTATCCCTACCTTATTTAGGAGAGCCAACCCGTGAAACTTGCAGTTTATGGAAAAGGTGGCATCGGTAAATCGACAACGAGTTGTAATATTTCCGTTGCGCTAGCACGACGGGGCAAGAAAGTGCTGCAAATTGGCTGTGACCCCAAACACGACAGCACCTTCACCCTGACTGGCTTTCTGATTCCAACCATCATCGATACGCTGCAAGCCAAGGACTACCACTATGAGGATGTCTGGGCTGAGGACGTGATTTACAAAGGGTACGGTGGTGTCGATTGTGTCGAAGCGGGCGGCCCTCCGGCAGGTGCGGGGTGCGGCGGCTATGTTGTCGGTGAAACCGTCAAGCTCCTGAAGGAACTGAATGCGTTTGATGAGTACGATGTCATCCTCTTTGATGTTTTGGGTGATGTGGTTTGTGGTGGGTTTGCTGCCCCCCTCAACTACGCAGACTACTGCATGATCGTTACAGACAATGGCTTTGATGCCCTCTTTGCTGCGAACCGCATTGCCGCTTCTGTGCGGGAAAAAGCCCGGACGCATCCGCTGCGTCTCGCGGGACTAATTGGCAACCGCACCTCTAAGCGGGACTTGATCGACAAGTATATTGAATCGGTGCCGATGCCGGTTCTGGAGATATTGCCGCTGATCGAAGACATTCGCGTGTCCCGCGTCAAGGGTAAGACCCTCTTTGAGATGGCGGAAACCGACCCTTCTCTGACCTATGTTTGCGACTACTACCTGAACATTGCAGATCAGATTCTGGCCAGACCGGAAGGGGTGGTGCCCAATGATTCCCCCGACCGGGATTTGTTTGCCCTCTTGTCTGACTTCTATCTCAATCCGACCCAGCCGACCGCTCCGGCGGAAGAAGCAAGACTCGACCTGATGATGGTTTAAAAGGGAACGGCATGGTGATCCTTGGCAATTGGGGCAACTGTGAGGCGGTAAGCAGCGAGGTTGTTCTGGTGCCCAACCCTGAACAAGTCTGGGGTTGTGTTCTTAAGCGCTTGACTTATGACTCGGAGATTCGCCATGCTGCATTCGGATAGTTGCAGGCAGCATCACAACTCAAGAGGTTGGCCTGTAATAATTCGGCTGCACCCCTTTCAAAGCATTGAGGCATTGCGTGGACATTCAACGGCTTCGCCAATCTCTAAGGATTAAATGGTTGAATTACTACCGAGAGAATCGCCACTGGTTGGCACTGATGGGAGTGTGGGTTAACTGTGATGGGCAACGTCGTCCATCTTCTAGTTTTATCCTGGCCTCCCTCTCGGTTTTAGAACCTCAACTGACACAAATCTTGCCGCTGATTGTTGACCTGAACCATAACCCAGACCGGATTGTGCGAGTCCTGGGTCTGAATTTTAATCCAGAGATAGAGCTAGAGAAAGTCTCGGTTGATCGACTTGAGACGGACAAATCAGTCAGGTTCCTACCAGGTGGGGAGGCTCAAGCGGTGGCATTTAACAGTACCACCAGAGCCAGTAGCCTTTCTACAGCCATGGATGAGGCCTGCCGGGGTAGTCGCCAAGAAGCCACTGAAATTGTCCATGATCGCGAATAAACTGCTGATTCTACACCAGAGATTGAACTGAACTTGAGAGGGAGACCATGACATCTGTTGTTGATACTCAACCCCAGGCACTGACGTTCGAGTGTGAGACGGGAAACTACCACACCTTCTGCCCGATTAGCTGTGTTGCCTGGCTATACCAAAAGATTGAAGATAGCTTCTTCTTAGTTATTGGGACGAAAACCTGCGGTTATTTCTTACAAAATGCCATGGGGGTGATGATTTTTGCCGAACCCCGCTATGCCATGGCAGAGCTGGAAGAAGGGGACATTTCTGCCCAACTGAACGACTACGAAGAGCTGAAGCGGCTGTGTTTACAAATCAAGCGCGATCGCAACCCCAGCGTCATTGTGTGGATTGGAACCTGCACCACCGAAATCATCAAAATGGATTTGGAAGGTTTAGCTCCCAGATTGGAAGCTGAAATTGGGATTCCGGTCGTGGTTGCCCGTGCCAATGGCCTCGACTATGCCTTCACCCAAGGGGAAGATACCGTCCTTGCCGCCATGGTGCAGCGCTGCCCCGAGAAGACTCCGGTGGCCGAAACCGAGAGGGAAGAGCGCAATGCCATCTCCAAACTCCTCAACTTTGGTCGTCGTCACGAAGAGGTGAAAGCGGAAGAGTCTGAGTATGTGAATCATCCCCCCTTAGTTTTGTTTGGTTCCCTCCCTGACCCTGTGGTCACCCAACTAACCCTGGAACTGAAGAAACAAGGAATCAAAGTCTCTGGCTGGTTGCCATCGAAGCGCTACACCGAATTACCCGTCGTCGAAGAAGGCTATTACGTCATCGGGGTCAACCCCTTCCTATCTCGCACAGCCACGACCTTTATGCGTCGCCGGAAGTGCAAACTGATTGGCGCGCCATTCCCCATTGGCCCCGATGGCACCCGCGCCTGGATTGAAAAGATTTGCTCCGTATTTAACATTGAACCCAAGGGCTTAGATGAGCGGGAATCACAGATTTGGGAAAACTTAGAAGACTACCTGAAAATTATCCGGGGTAAGTCAGTCTTCTTCATGGGGGATAACTTACTGGAAATTTCCCTGGCTCGTTTCCTGATTCGTTGCGGCATGACCTGCCCAGAAATTGGCATCCCCTATATGGATAAGCGCTATCAGGCCGCTGAACTGACATTGCTGGAGCAAACCTGCCAAGAGATGGGAGTGCCCACTCCCCGGATCGTTGAAAAGCCTGACAACTACAATCAAATCCAGCGCATCCAAGAACTGGGTGTTGATCTGGTGATCACGGGGATGGCCCATGCAAACCCCCTAGAAGCACGGGGCATCAATACCAAGTGGTCTGTGGAGTTTACCTTTGCTCAGATTCATGGCTTCACAAATGCGCGGGACATTCTAGAACTGGTGACCCGGCCGCTACGCCGGAATAACTCGCTTAAAGATCTCGGTTGGGACAAACTCGTCAAAACAGAAGCGAACGGTTAGCTTTTCCTGTGGGAAACCAAGCACTGTAGTTAGGAGGGGCAACTGAGTGAGGTTTCTCCTTTGGAGACGCTACGCGAACGATGCCTCCGAAAAAAAGCGACTGGACAAGAACCGTCCCATGACCACGATCACGATTCGCATTCCCGAAGATGTGATTGAGGATTTGAAGCGGGTTGCAGCATTGCTTGGTTTTTCAGGGTATCAACCTCTGGTGTGTGCTTACATTGGGCAAGGGCTTCGCACTGACTTAGAACGGTTAGAGGGAGATATGGTATTTGCATTGATCGCTATACGCCCCATCGCCCTGCTGTTTACTCGAATTCGCTCTTTAACCTGTAAGCCTTGAGTTACTTATGGTTGACTAAGATGCGTCAGCCAGCCAGCTCCGAAGCCTTTTTCATACAGGTGCCATTTATTACTTTCTAAACATCCCCTTAGAGGATATTTTAAAAGGGTAGGCTTTAGCCTCAAATACAACTCAGAGGCGCGATCGCAAACCCTGGAACCCTGATTCTCTCGTATTAGCTTCTAGGTAGCTAGGGTGGTGAAACACACCCTGAAAGACTTTTAAAACATCCTCTTAGAACGTGACCGACATGCTATTTTCATAACTGATTTTGTCGAGCATTTGTTTGGTCTGAATGATATCCTCGTCGCTCCCTGTCACAAGTATTATGAACTCGCCTGCATGGATTTGAGCCTCGTACATCAGGATCTCATGTTTCGGAATTCCTAGCCCCCCCAATGGCCCCGCCAGACCTCCTACAGCATCACCCCCAGTACTTTTCCCTTCTATCCAACTCGCCAACACTTCAGTAATAGGGCCAGCAATGACGATAGGAGCCATTCCAGGAATAAACAACACTCCAGCCCCTGCTAAAATGCCAAAAATACCTCCGACGAAACTATACCAATATCTACCTGCATCGGCACTAACTTTGGCTGTTTTTTTTCCAGGTTAAAAAATCCGCACACATCTTCGGTGGTCTGGTAATCTTTACCAATGATCGAGAGCTTCTGCATATCGAAGCCTTTTTCTTGCAGCTTTAATACAACTCTTTCTAATTCTGAAAAGGATGGAAAATGAGCAAGAATTGTATGTGTATGTTCCATGGGGGTTCCTTTATTAAAAATTGTTTGTGCGGTACAGCAACCCTAAATAAGTCGCAAACTAAATCAGCCCAAAATCCTTACCCAGAAAGAGTCAAAATTTACAAGTGACTGAAGACTGCTATAGCTCAAGTTTCTGGATTTAATCTAATGTGCCTCGGCGTCCTGAATGAAAGGTGAGCATCCAAAATCCATCGAATAAGAGATTGATTCCAATTAAAATACCAATCAGCCAAGCTGCGCCTAAGGGAAAGTTAGACCAAACAAAAATACCGAAAATGATACCGATGATTCCACTTGCAAGCATCCATTCCCAGTTCAGTGACGATCGCCGCATTTGCAACGCAATCGATACTTGAATGATACCTTGCACAAAAATTGTAATGCCCAAAACCACCGTGAAGGCAATTACGCCTTCCAGGGGATTCGTCACCAGGAAAATACCTGCTAGTAGGTACAACAGACCTAGGATTGTTTTCCAAACAACTTGACCTGAATTTCTTGATTGCAGGGCATAAAGAATTTGTGAAATTCCGGCAAATATGAATACCCAGCCGAATAATAAGATTGAGGTAACAGCAACAAATAAAGGA
This window contains:
- a CDS encoding cytochrome c oxidase subunit 3, with the translated sequence MHLEFGLTTNLYASTFYVLTGFHGLHVLFGLLLMVGVLWRSLQPGHYSQDNHFGVEAAELYWHFVDVVWIVLFLLLYIL
- a CDS encoding cytochrome c oxidase subunit 3, yielding MQSPTVDSSSSTLNFPHTQETTAGHAGHHHDFRLFGVMVFLVAESMIFLGLFTAYLTFRAVAPIWPPEGTPERELLLPGINTLILISSSFVIHQADTAIKKNQVSGLRNWFAATCLLGVDFLGGSGV
- a CDS encoding cytochrome c oxidase subunit II, yielding MKIPSSILTMLAGITLTLVSLWVGQNHGLMPTEASQEAFRVDQLFNAMMVIAVGLFILVQGTLIVVAIRFRRRAGDETDGSPVHGNVPLEILWTAIPTVIVLAIGVFSFDVYMAQGNGLDPMGHGMSHHKAPTEEIAHGSGAAIAAPLPLSDALAQTSPAMDAVPRKTTLTDAPQPLMVNVTGLQFAWIFNYPDSGVVSGELHVPVGRLVQLNLSASDVIHAFWVPQFRLKQDVIPGRETQLRFTPTRLGGYPVICAELCGSYHGGMKTQVLVETPDGFNDWMQSQQVASSEALDQTVALQPATSAPSDFLAPYADELGIQPSSLQYLSTPSSHRSPSPHLHS
- a CDS encoding COX15/CtaA family protein, which translates into the protein MNLDVTSLVDTFPEASKLSQPLVQKRLRYFVWIMAAATLFLMALGSATRVMNAGLSCPDWPLCYGQLLPQQQMNLQVFLEWFHRLIASSMGFLAIALFGVSWWQRQQLPRWLPGASSLVLGLVVFQGILGGLTVTELLRFDIVTAHLGTGLLFFVTLVAIAASLTPYQGMGTVGKLPWISLSAAALVYLQSLLGGLVASQWALHQCLNASQLCQIMNSHILGVVPASLAILFLGVSVWRTPALHPLLRTLANLVSLLLLSQITLGVATFRLHLQVEPLTVAHQFVGAALLGTLTVFSVMALRDMTPDCDESLLSQEP
- a CDS encoding heme o synthase → MQETIGTPIQRHHQNFLQVIQSYYQLTKPRIILLLLITTAGGMWVAAQGQINPALLLVTLTGGALAAASANTINCLYDRDIDFIMERTRHRPLPSGRVQPLDALLFAIALAGASFALLTTGANLLSACLAFSGIVFYVGIYTHLLKRHSTLNIVIGGAAGAIPPLVGWAAVTGELSWAAWILFAIIFLWTPPHFWALAIMIRDDYAQVGVPMLPVVVGDAPTTRQSFLLYFGAPARYPVADLPPPLLGSRLCNGGRALGQLVYLPSLEVDAGSQRSPPGPIGV
- a CDS encoding daunorubicin resistance protein DrrA family ABC transporter ATP-binding protein yields the protein MPPAVFIQGLRKSYGLVAALGDVSFQVQPGEIFGLLGPNGAGKTTTLRILCGLSTPDHGDVEVAGISVIHNPRAARQHLGYVAQEVAIDKVLTGQELLELQAALYHLPRSLARERIQTMVQLLGLTEWVNQKTGTYSGGLRKRLDLAAGLLHQPDVLVLDEPTVGLDIESRVVIWDFLRQLRDQGTTVLLTSHYLEEVDALADRVAIIDRGMVIALGTPSELKDRVGGDRITLRIREFTSLEEAESARQMLGALPLVQEVIINPAQGNSLNLVVTPQSEALLTIQSALQTAGLPIFGVAQSRPSLDDVYLAATGRTLLDAEIAASSSRDPKAERKQNMR
- a CDS encoding ABC transporter permease yields the protein MSPTTTPQPAVTSSQARDKSLASARQMSAPRSQVGDFVQETIALTRRLFIQLQRRPSTLIAGIIQPLMWLVLFGALFQNAPPGLFGDSQNYGQFLGAGVLVFTAFGGALNAGLPVMFDREFGFLNRLLVAPLASRFSIVLASAIFIATLSLLQSAAIVVTGAFLGAGLPDLVGLGVVIAVVLLLVLGVTALSLGLAFALPGHIELIAVIFVTNLPLLFASTALAPLSFMPHWLQVVATLNPLSYAIEAIRFLYIHSDWSLGSVVMQSPWGAITMGGALLVLLVFDAIALVGIQPLLQRRLS